The genomic stretch GATCCTCTCTTTCTGATAGCTGGCTTTTTCAACGCCTAACTTTGAGGTTCTTGGTTGGGCTAAGAAAAGTAGTAGATGAGGAGTATGTTCTTCTGATCATTTCCATATTAATATATCTAAATGGGAGCAAAGAGTCAAATCCTCATCAGTCACTCAATAAggttcctctctcctcttgtgggtttaggttttttagGTCTCTCTTTATTCTGTTCTGTAAATTTGGTAAGTAGTGATAAGCAGTGACTGCGAGGTCCCCGCACTGCCAAACAAAGCTTTAGCCACCGAAAGAGAAGGTGTTATTGGTATTAGGTCTCAAGGAAAGTTAAGTTTCCTTTTGACACCAAATATAATTAAAGACCACAAGCCTTGGTGAGCACTGAGCAGTCAAAAATTTAATTGAAGATTCCTCATCCATATCCAACCAATGGGGTGAGTCATGGAGTCATGGGTGAGTGGCTGGGCAATGGATCTTGTCTTCTTAAGTCTTGTCATTAGGTTGATAGTTATAGCACCTACTTCACTCTTTGGGGCTTGGATTGGTAGGAAGAATTGAGCTCTTGACCTCTTAATAGTGAGGTGTTATGCACATGGCTTATTGTTTTAAGTTATGGCATTGCAGTTCTCATCTCACAAGTGGGCGTAATTGTAAGATGATTTGTATTATGTTGCTTGCATTTGTGAGTTAATTCCGAAAGACCCAAGGCTCTAAGAAATCGGCTCAACTTGTGCACTATTTTCGTTATTAGGGTTTTGACGAATTAGCAGATCCATGGCAAGGGTTTATGAGCAGTGCAATTTCTTTTAGGATTGCAGGGGTATTTCAATTATATGTACCTACGTAGGGTTTCATTATTATTTATAGCGAGATGGTTTCTCTATAATCGGATAAGCGTAATAATGAGTGTCTACAACCCTATCATTCATTAAGAGTGAAGCAAATCTCATCTCATGATTACGGCCTATAGGAACCAAGCTATCTATTGCTTTTAACCCTGTTTGCATAGCCTCGTGCATAGGATGGCAAGCTCTTACACCTTTTTTTTAAGTGCTCCCTCATAGCTGTGTCAATTGTTATTGAGaagagtgttgagtgttgatccACTTACGCGGAGGAGACTATACTTTATACCATGCCACAAATTGTGGAAGACCTCGAGTGAAGAATGCTCCACCCGGGAGAACGTCTATTTCTATGGTATACAATCTATCTTGCCCTTACCCAGTAACAAATTTAGCTTCTATtcataggagagagaggagaggatcTGCTCCTCCATCACTATCAAAATTTAAAAGCCAAACATAGTATATACAGTCAATCAAGGAAGGTGGATTCTCTCAATCTAATTGTAAGTCTTTTGGATACTCAAACGTCAATATCTTAAGAAGGTCATAGATTATCTCTTATTCTTTTCTGGCCCGTTCGTGATGAATAGTTTCATTAACCGACCAATGCTGGATCTGAGAAGTGAGAACTGGCGACCCATTCATGGTTTTTAAACCGGACGTGACCAGTTGGTTCAACCAGGTTAGGGTTAACGCATTGCCTAACTTAAATGGTTCCCAATGTTCCaataatttctgatttttgtgaaggaatcagtttgatgaaaagaaaatttcttcaagAACCCTCTGATTGACTGAGAAATGATGATATTCACCTTTATGTGAATGAACCCCCAAGAAAAAGATGAACTACCACTCTTGGTTTGATGTCCAGTCTGGTTTTTTAAACCCTCGAGTACATTTTATTGCGTAGAAGGTATCTGTCTAATTAATCCAAATTCTTTGTAATGTGTAAAACCGCACCacaaaccccccaccccccccccccaaaaaacaaaaaaaaaaaaacagttaattTAGAAAGTCAATATCTTAGGAACAGTTGATCTATTACAATATATTTTGAAATCGGGAAACAGAATTACTTGACATGTTGTGCCCAAGGCGTAGACACATGAGTGTGAGAAATTATTACTGAGAACCTTATAAATCAAAAATCCCATTTATGTATATGTCAATATGcatttatcaaaaataaatttaacaaGTTTTTATTATCTATTACTATGCACATTTTCGTTGACTCCGTATTGGTGTAAGGACTACATAATCAGGTAATGATCTCTTACccattaaaatttaaaagagtTTGTATGTCTAAGTGGTTCAAGTTATACAGCTAAATGGTAAGTACGCTTCAATATTGTTACATTAAGTGTCTTTATGTCTTTATCTTGTTTggctcaacataaaagtaaaaaaataaaaaccataatCATTTCAAAAAGGAGAAATTAATTGATCTGTTGCTATCCATATTTTCTATTGCATTCTGTTGATGCAGAAATCTGACCGTCGGCTCCGGGAGAGAAACCTACAAAACAAAGGTTGGAGGGGTGCTCTGGGCAAAaggctccaatgcctaagtcagtttCAGACACCACAAATAGTTTATTAAAACagtggagagaaagagagtgagagttacctctttttccctttataggGTGGATGTGGTGAAACCCTAGTCCCCACAGGGGGGAAATGACTTGTTTGCCCTTGTAGATAGGTACCTTGAGTTGTGAAGAGTCTGTGGTTGAGCGCCACGTGTCCTATGCCTATTGGTGAGGTTATTTCATAATGTATcacatttcaaaaaataaatttgcatTCCATGACTTTTAACAGAAAATGACgcaataaaggaaaataaaagaagagccACAGGAGAAAAGTGTTATAAGCACTTCAATTTTTAGAATTATTTATCATTTGTGAAAGAAAAGTGTTTTGTCTTGTCGCATGGCCTCTGCACCCATGCGCAAGAGAGAAAAATTACCACCCTACTcctgtaaaataaaaaattccattcatgttAATGCCCCTATGCGCACTCATTGTCCCCATGCTAGTGTAGTGGTCACGCAATCAAGAAGAGATCTCTTGcccttattattttttggaaaaaagaacTCCTTAAAAAACCCATTGTTTACAAACATCTTCCATccattttgtattgttttacaTTTATGAGATTTCTAACGGCATACTcattttaaagattttttttgttgacGCCTCTTAAAGTGTGagaggtgtcaaataatttgtaaccttatttttttgctCTTTCAATATAACATATTTTTCAATGGAGgtaaatcctatcatttcacGTGTACTTAAAATGTGCAAAACAATAACAACCTTTGATAATGAtacattttcaaattatttttgaatatATTATACCTCTACCTTAATGTACTATTGTGAATAAGACAAAAGACAATCAAAATGCGTCAAACTGAAAAATAAACCTACCGAGGTATCATTTAGGCcatatttggtatgatttctatttaaattttggattattttcataaaatagtcaataattgatatttagccaagaaattaaaataattttagtAGTTGCATCAATCTGAAATAtttcaaggataagaaatccatTTGATAGTTCAAATTCTGAAAATAAGTTCTCTATATTCCTATTGGAGAGGGTAATTGCGGCAGGGCCGAGAACGAAAGGGTGGTATGAGGGTGGTGGTGGCGGGATGCAGTAGTTCACAAAGGCTCTTTTGTGATCATCTTTGAAGAGAATTCACCTATAAAGTCTGTTGGTAGGCAACCCAGCTTGTGGCTTGAAATGTTCTAATGCCTTATGAGCTCTTCACTGATACTTTTTAGGGATTCAGTCCTGATGAGCTCCAAAGCAACTAGAAGATAATGTAgacttcttctgcttctttttaACTATCTTGGGTTGAAAGTCATGTAACCTACTCATAAGAGATTCACTGGTTTCATAGGAGCAATGAAAATGGCCACATTGATTGGTTAGACTCTATGTATGAAATGCCAAGAACTAATCAGCTTCAGTCATCGTTAGGGAGCTTGTTTCCCTTTCTATTACATCTTATCTACTATTTAGTGCATATTTGACCAGCATCTCAAGTTTGTGCTTCCTGAACTTCAGGTTTAATTTGATTTAGATATTAAAACTACACTGAATCTTGGCATATTttactataaaaataaaaaaataaaacaatctaAAAGGGTATCTTTATCTTATTCAAAATGCATCTAATACAGTTATAGAGAGTATCAGGCAGTACCACTTAGATGAGTTTCTGGACACCTGAAACAATCCAACCCTCATCACAGAAGGAATCACCTTGAACTTCCATGTGGGAGGGAGCTCCCTATATAATTGGACAAGCTTCAACTGAAGCTTGCTCCAATAACTGCTCTCTTTTCAATAAAATCACTGgtcatataataaaataaagatacCCTGATAACAGTAGGATCAGGCGAAAGCTTGACCGATGACCTGTCCTTGATCCCTGAAGGGTAAAGACATCATCAATACCTGAGCACAGCCAAAAGAACAATTAACAAATTAGGAACTTGCAAGTGTGCGCACTCAATTCAAGATCATCTATATCTTCCACAGAATGGTGAGATGGTGTTCTATATATCTCCTACCAATCAAATAGTTAATAGCCTGCACGGTAGACCCAATATAACTGCTTTGATCATAATGGAAGCAATATGATTCTGTTAGGCCAAAATTAACATCAGTCGTATCTGGAGGCATGTCCAACTTCTCCATCTCGACACTAAACCTAAGCAAATCCCAACTGCGTGATATGTTCTGTGTACATAGCAGATACCAATGTCACAACAGTGAAAAATTCCCAGCATGACAGTGTACAATAAAGTAATTATACAGCTCACGCCAGAGTAGTACATCCACAGAAATCATAAAGAGCTCCAGAGTTCATGGAAAAATACTTACTGTGGCTCATCCAACTGATTGTTCCCTAAGTCAACTCCCTTTAATGCAGATTTGCTCGAATTTCAGGGCCAGCTGAATAGTAAGATAATAGTGCTATATGCAATATATTACAATATATATTACAAAACTGTCACTCTTCACCTTCAAAGCATACCACTATCTTCGCGCATTAGTTATCATCCTCTGATTAGTCATCATCCGAAATGCAAACAACATCTGCTGTTGGAGCAGTCCGGACTGCAGTGCCCCGTGAACTGCAATGCGCGGTGAGTTCAGCTGGGTCCAATGCACCCAAGGACAGACCCAAATCTGGGAGAGTCTGTAGACTTGGTTGGTTCGCACCAGGGTGGTTACCCACATCCAATAACAGCTCCAGAGCAGACAAAGAAGAATTACTGAAACCCGCCAACCCTACTGCACTTTCTAGTTGCTGGTTCCTGCTAAAAGGCCCAGATGAAAGGGTAGGTGCCCGGGATGCAAGCTGAGGAATCATGGAAGAAGTGGAAGCAGCATTACCAAGTGTTTGCTGACTGGGAATGCTGTGAGGAACCGGCTGGATATTGGGTGCCGCCATGGATGTGGAAGGTCTGAAGGGCTGAAGGTGAGGAGCTGGGGCCCGTACTTCACTGGCAACTTGATGGTTCCCTGCTGGAGGAACAACAGGGCTGATGTGTTGTCTGACCGGGTTACTTGAGAAAAGTGCAGAGGATTGGTGGACCACCTGCAATGGCGGAGCCGCTGGTGGACCAGACACAGGGGCAGGCCTCTGAGCGTGTTGCTGTGATGAGAGCTGAAATAACTGCTGCATGAAACTAGTAGGAATCCCTGGAAGAAACATGGGTTAGAAGCTCCacaaaaattaaggaaaaggaGTGTATTGCATATACATTTTAGCAACCAATGTGCATATTTCAATCCATTCATGAACACGCATGCAAGCTCTTACTTAACTAAGAAATTTGGCAGCTAGTTCTCCATACACATGGTTCAAGAAGTCGGACATTTTTGTGGTTTTGGTGGACCTAGTAATTAGTATACCAAAGTTTCGGCCCAGATTTCTAGcaatatcccaaaaaaaaaaaaaaaaacctcgtTTTGGcccgagatttcgaaccttgtcCATACATAAAGCTTAATTAATATACAGGGACTGTATCTGAAATTGTTCATGCTGGTAGGTTTGGCTGTGAACAAACACTGCCAATGTGTTATAAGTTCAGAAGTGGAACTCAAACATGGTTATAACCCAATGCCTAATCTCTAAGTTGGGAAAGTATCCAACTAAGTAAAACATTAAAAGGTGAAACAGGTACTGAAATGACTCCTTACCCTGCCTCTGTCCCAGTGCCCCAGTTGTCCGTGGCTCACTGAATTTGGATCTGAATGCATCAGCCAACATCTTATTCATAAAAACTTTGTTGCCGTTTGCCTCAAGTTCCTTTCTCTTCTGCACCAGTGCAGCCTCAGCCTGCTGAAGCTTAGCAGCATACTTCCTACGTATCTCTTCTATCTCCTTATCACGTTCAGAATCAAGCCGCAATTTCTACTCACAAAGGAGAATACATTCAACAGAACAGAATAAATTGGGGCTCACCTCCCACTTGGAATACAGTATTggcagaaacaaagaaaaaagaagctcGTGTACAAACCAGTTCTGCATGGATTTTGATGGTCTGCTCCTTTTCTTTCTGTATTCTTTCCATTTCATATTGAAGTGGGTCATGGTACCATGGCTGACACATCTGGGCTGTAACAGTAGTTTGTTGTAGTGGACGGTTGCTAGATTCTGGAACTGTCCCCATACCTCCACTAACTGACATGGACGTGCTGCTTCCAACCGAATGTACAATTTCTGGACAATTACTTGACCCTGGAATAGTGTCCACGCTAGTGGCTGACACTTGTGTCCCACTTCCAACTGAAGGCCTTTCCACAGGCAGGTGTGGCAGCAAAGGGGTAATGGGTTgtggtagagagagagatggctcTGAACAGTCCTCAGCTGGTGGTATTGATTCAGAATGACTAGAAGATTCTGCTGGATTGCCCATCAGTGGGAGTTCTTGAATTTGAGCCTGCTGGAAAGGCGTAGAGTCTTCATAAGTTGTCCCATGATAGGTCCCTGTAACCAAAGGTATATCTTGTTGATCACATGCAGTAGGGGGTCGGTCCGTAGACACAAGCAGTGGAAACTGTTGAACAGGTTCTGTGACAGAGGTATCATGATTAGGTTCACCAGAAGGTAAAACATCAGCCAGTTGCAGCGATAGAACCTGGACTTGTTCAGGAGTATTTTGCATTTCACAACTTGACACAGCCTCATCTTGCGCTCCAGCTGATGTGGGTGCCTCACTATGTTCAACACGGAGTAACTGAAAGCATACAGAAATAGCTAGAAGTGCAAATTTCCAAAAACAGTAACTCCAAAAATATATGCATGAAAGCAAGATACATTAATACATTCAAGCCCTGCGTAAAAACTcaaatcatccatctcaacatggAGATATAATCTAGATCTGGTACAGGGTAAATGTAATAGGCTAAGACAGTAGTTCAAATATGGTGTGCATGTAGGCAGCTGGCACCTATTAAAACTACCTGCTGCAATCAAATTTTGACAGTCAAACTAACAGGTACAAAGTCCACAGAACATATGGCCATTTATCGTCATAAAGACATGAGTTTGACAATAGAATAAAAGACACAGAAAATTAGCATGCAAAAACACCCAAAACAAGGTCATAATTTATATACCTCATCCAATGGCAATGAACTGTTCCGAGCAGAATCTATCTGAGTTGGCTCCAATGAACGCAAATCTACACTGTTGGAAATGTCTGCCCTATTGTGCTGCTCGTCTCCACCAAGAGTTTCCCTTTCTGAAATTGTAACATCCGTTGCATTTTCCTCTCTACAAGACTGCATGCCACAAGTAGTATCCATTCCATTGTTGCCTCTATGAGGCTGCATGGCAACTGCTGTATCTACTCCATTGTCATCTCTAACAGCATGCATGGCATTAGACTGCATGTCAAGAGTGGTAGCATCTACTTGATCATCCTCCCTGTTAAGCTGCAAGTTAAGGGTAGCgtccaatctgttgctgcctcCATTAGACTGCACAGAAACACTAGCATCCATTCCATCATCCACTCTATTAGGTCGCAAGTCCAGTGTAGTATCCATTCTGTTACTGTTTCCATTAGATTGCACGGCAACACTAGCATCCATCACATCATCCTCTCTGTCAGGCTGCATGTCAAGCATAGTATCCAGTCTGTTGCTATCCCCATCAGATTGCAAGGTAACAGTAGCATCCATTCTGTCATCCTCTCTATTAGGCTGCATGTCAAGAGTAGCATCCATTACACTGCCCTCTCTGCCAGTAGGGACACTGCCCTCTGTGGCTTCACTAGAAATAGTTTTAGTTACATTAGAAGGTAGAACCTCACCTGGCTTGATTGGAAAACTAATGTTAGGATCTAATTTCTCTGAAGAAAGCCCAGAAATATGGGTGGCACCAAGCTTACCAGACATCATTTGTTCAAACCTAAACCAAGAATCTGGCAAAGGAAGCTTAGCAAATAGCTCAACTGATTTCCCAGCTACAGCTTGCTCTAACCAATGAGCCTTCGTCCGCCTCTCCTCCTTCCTTGCCGTCAGCTGCAAAGCCTCAAGATTTTTCTTGAGCACTTCCCAACCCCGATTATGTACTTCTATCTTCTTTGCGTGATCTTGCTCTGCTATCGTCATCTTATCTAATCTAATGGAGGTATGTTTATGTACTGTGCGGATAAGAGCCAACTCCAGCGTTAGCTCTTTATCCAGCTTCGCTTTTTCCTTCTCCCTAATTTCATTAAATTTCTGAAATTCCTCCTGCTGCTTTTGGAggatcttcttcaacctctcaGCACAAATTTTCTCAAATTGGCTAATACCCATGGAGAAATTATTCTGCTTTGACCTACTGTTTTTATCAGAATCAGTCACCTGCTCCTGCTTGGCAGGAACAAGTTGAGTACTTCGAAATCTCTCTCTGATCTCTCCTTCTTCCAACTCTTCCTCGGCAGATGCCATTGATTGTGAAGAGGTTGCATGCGGAAGCATTTTTGAAACATCTTCGGCTCTAGGTGAACTATCTTCAGGAAATTTCAACTCCATAGAAGTTTCTATACGACGATAAAACATCTTCTTCAGCATCCGCAATTTTGAATAGATAAATTCAGCCTCTTCCTCCTTGCATTCGAAATTCAAAAGCTGTTTTGCATGTGCAAGTGACTCCTTGCGATTGATCTTGTGTTTCAACAAAGCAGCAGCTGTCCAACACTGGAAAAACCAAACTATTAGAATGGATATAAAAATTCAGAATATCATAGAATATGTACTGAATACTGTGCCATAGGACCGGTAGACCGAAACCTGGTGACAATACGATGATTTGTGTCCCATGATTAGAGGATCAAGGCCTAACATTGAAAGTTTGAAATGATCGCACTGAAGCTGGCTTAATATCAGGACAATCACATTATCGATTAATTGTTTGATAATTAGTTATTGTCCAAGATTCTATAAGTTTTTATTCCAACAATCCAATATCTTAGACAAATCATTAAAAAGTTTGACAAAATGTTTGAAACATTCAACTGAAATGATATACTTCAGAAAGATTTTGTTTAGGGGCTGaccatcaagaccaaaacaaTTTGGTCACCATTAATTGAAAtgctaagattttttttaaaaacatgCAAAGATGTTGACACAGAAAATTTATAAACACTTAGATGATGGAATATCCACCAACTCGGCATCAATAGAAGTATAGAACATATAGAACAAAAACTGAGGGGCAAATAAAAAGAAGCAACAAATAGAGTAAAAAGACACTAACCACTGAGATTTGAAAAGCGTGTAATATGGCCACTGGTTCTCTATTGACATGATgatttttcattatataatcAAGAAACCTTATAGCCATACCCTTGATGTCCCCCTGCATTTAATTCAGACAATCAGATGAAATCAGATACCCATGCTTAAAAGTTGCCAGCACGAACTGCATTGCCAAGGctgcaaaagggaaaataacATCGACAACAATAACAGCAGAAGCATGTTAAAGATATTTGGGAAATCAGCACATATGCCACCAAATGaggaaaacaaaacaatagAGTAACTTGTAAATCTCTATTCGGATGACAACCAATGCTATATTTCCTGAACAATAATCACATGATGAAGCGAAAACTTGTCCAAAATCTACTGAATGGCAGGGCCAGAAAAAATAGAACTATAATTGTGATTATGCAAACTAGGACCCAATTATTGGCATTAAGTTAAATTCAAGTGAGAAGGTTCAGTCATGTGCAAGGAAGGCATTGATTAAAGAAACAATATTTAAGCAAAAGATGAAGTTGGCGACGATAAGTGCAAATAGCATCAAAATGGGCAAAGAATAACAAAAGCCACAAATACAGACGATTCTATCAAAAACAGACAGCTTGTGTAATTTGAACTTATGAGATGCATACAGGAAGTCTTAGGATTTCACAGAGTTTTGAAATCTCCGGCTTCAATAAGAGATGAAGACTCTTCTGGGCCTCTCgcagtttttttctttcctcagaTTCAATCAAGTGACCTTCAGATACACCCGAGATTTCATTAGCCATGGAGGACACATGATTTATGTCCCCCATATTAACTGCTGACCTTGGCAAGGATTGAGACCTGTTACCAGCTTGAGTTCCAGATGTTCCTGCAAAAAAGGATATGATTCAATTTCacagaatgaaaagaagaaaatggaaagtGGTAATTGAAAGATAAATCTTTATAAATATTCCATCTTCATTGTTCCCAAACagattgaaaatattttagaCAAAAATGGAGGTTCCATAAAAACTGCATGAAACTATAGCAGCAACAGAAATCTCACCTTCCTTGCCCCCAATAAGTACTTTTCTTTTGTCTTCCAGTGATGGCTTGAGAGAGGTTGTATCAGTGGTGTTGTCTGTTACCTTCTTGCGCTTATTCATAACTTCTTCACACTCGACTTCAGATTTTCTTGGTGACTCATTGAAATACTGAACTCTTTTTCGGACCCTATGAGAAGATCCAGACAAATACCTCCACCGAGGATATCTTCCCTGCAGTAATTTTGTCCAAAAAACATGGGGTGGCTCTTCCTCCCTCAACTGCATTTTCTCCCCAAGTAAAGGAATGCCCCTTGAATAGATTGCACCACTCTgtttaacctttgaaattagtGAGCAATTGCTTTTATTATCGTTTTCAGCATTTTGAGGTACACGTATCAACAATTCCTCCACTACAGCATTCAAAAATGGCTCATCGGACAAAATATTTAAGTCTGAAACTGAGGTATTACCACCATGGAACTCATCCAATTTACTGAACAGATCAGATGCACCCCAAATAAGCAGCATATGACAATGACTACGGGTTATATTCTGTATATTGGTATCAAGATACATATCTTGCTTTGCAAGATTCAGAATTTTTTCTTCAACAGTACAAGGCGTATACAAACGAAATACTTTTAGCTGTTCAAACTGTGAATCAATATGGATCCTCTGCAGGCCTCTTAAATCATTCAGTGGGTTCCAGTCActatcaaataataaaatagcATCCACTGATGAAAGTTTAATGCTTGGTTGGCAAGCACGGTTTTCTAATAGAAACACAAATCTCCCTCTCTCCTTACTGTTAAACATGTTCATGGCAGCTTGCTTCTTCTTTGAACTGACCACTCCATCAACACGTTCATAAGAATCCGGCCCAAATCTTTGTCGCAGAAAGTCATCCAAAATATCTCCAAGTCTAGATCCACCAAATGACTGTCACATAACAAAGAAGTcaaagaataagaataaaaaacagTTCTCTAACAGGATTAATCAAGGCGATGAAGTGATGAAACTGAATAAAAAGGTCCAAGGTCAGAACTAgaacaaaaatcaaacaaattggCCTCTGAATCAGGCTGGGTTTTGTTTCAGTGACATGAAGGCCAACATCAAGTACATTATTCAAAAGAGCCATTTCCAAAGTTTTGAAAGGGAAATGGCCAATCAATCAAAAGCCCTCAAGCCAATGGGAAATGGAAGTTTCTCCCTAGATATCTCCACAAATGAAAATGATTGGGTCAAGGGTGGTGAATCTATTAAGGAGTCCCCTCTTTCGCTACTACTCTGGCAATCAAGGGATGCACCTCTTAAATCCAATTAATTGGCAATAGTTTGCTATCCCAACACAGGAATATAATCTGTTCACATCCTTCTGCGGCTTCACATGATGTAGTCCTGGACAGTACAAAAGAACTAACAATGTACATGCGTATACATATAATTGCAACTTTTTCAGCTCACATTACGTGAATTACTACATCCAATCTTGCTTCTAGGCTTTAGCCAACCAACATTCCAAATTTTGATGTTCACATACCTCATGTCACCAGTAGCATTTCTAAGGTAAATGTTAGTAACTCCCTCCTCCATTCCCTTGTCCACTTAACTGACCCTCCCTTCCCTTACCCCATTATGTTATCATCTCACTTTCTTCTTGAGTGATTACCGGTTGTTATACTTACACTTCTGATATTGTCACATGGTATCAGTGCTTTAATAGCCAGTAATCTTCCCCTTTCAATTCATGGTTTGATATTCCAATAAAGGACTGTGATTCTTCTCTGGT from Macadamia integrifolia cultivar HAES 741 chromosome 14, SCU_Mint_v3, whole genome shotgun sequence encodes the following:
- the LOC122062025 gene encoding helicase protein MOM1-like isoform X3; the encoded protein is MANDRKVKENDGNSSKRRRAGGKVSTTGSATTDSLGLRRSTRETASKKQSLSSTSSTRKSERLEKRTPAVTPIKKKIERIEKQKMPSPLRKSERSEKHRSLNSSGSKKSEKVPSPPDTKNKKKKREKNEKQQTMDVREGSSNEKQQPKPSRVILKKKRLDARSYRALLRPQARISKGADLGRRVKRKDKQPQEERYDIGASGSEDVEKDGDECSERMDDKSVKESSQLSCEQKNRHAENHDSESRDKLPLLESGDNSAQSSPDGAVQKEAEDDSSGMRVECSVREDFKGPELMESTSERRSVAAETDTGGADKIGTLKRKRNAIDLYSDTSATEASKEICSATADAVSSSPSGSKMGNFIERCVVCSKRQRVDFDSHELGFCSCNAKEVCVQETILGSVEKDGVSCSHMERENGAEDDPALDKTEGFPEVRRQIVHCSGNLVFIPEVPTPIEECCDHPYLLEPSLQSLLTKGLPEVEYLDVGIKASGKLQLLDKILQEMKRRGLRALILFQSFGGSRLGDILDDFLRQRFGPDSYERVDGVVSSKKKQAAMNMFNSKERGRFVFLLENRACQPSIKLSSVDAILLFDSDWNPLNDLRGLQRIHIDSQFEQLKVFRLYTPCTVEEKILNLAKQDMYLDTNIQNITRSHCHMLLIWGASDLFSKLDEFHGGNTSVSDLNILSDEPFLNAVVEELLIRVPQNAENDNKSNCSLISKVKQSGAIYSRGIPLLGEKMQLREEEPPHVFWTKLLQGRYPRWRYLSGSSHRVRKRVQYFNESPRKSEVECEEVMNKRKKVTDNTTDTTSLKPSLEDKRKVLIGGKEGTSGTQAGNRSQSLPRSAVNMGDINHVSSMANEISGVSEGHLIESEERKKLREAQKSLHLLLKPEISKLCEILRLPGDIKGMAIRFLDYIMKNHHVNREPVAILHAFQISVCWTAAALLKHKINRKESLAHAKQLLNFECKEEEAEFIYSKLRMLKKMFYRRIETSMELKFPEDSSPRAEDVSKMLPHATSSQSMASAEEELEEGEIRERFRSTQLVPAKQEQVTDSDKNSRSKQNNFSMGISQFEKICAERLKKILQKQQEEFQKFNEIREKEKAKLDKELTLELALIRTVHKHTSIRLDKMTIAEQDHAKKIEVHNRGWEVLKKNLEALQLTARKEERRTKAHWLEQAVAGKSVELFAKLPLPDSWFRFEQMMSGKLGATHISGLSSEKLDPNISFPIKPGEVLPSNVTKTISSEATEGSVPTGREGSVMDATLDMQPNREDDRMDATVTLQSDGDSNRLDTMLDMQPDREDDVMDASVAVQSNGNSNRMDTTLDLRPNRVDDGMDASVSVQSNGGSNRLDATLNLQLNREDDQVDATTLDMQSNAMHAVRDDNGVDTAVAMQPHRGNNGMDTTCGMQSCREENATDVTISERETLGGDEQHNRADISNSVDLRSLEPTQIDSARNSSLPLDELLRVEHSEAPTSAGAQDEAVSSCEMQNTPEQVQVLSLQLADVLPSGEPNHDTSVTEPVQQFPLLVSTDRPPTACDQQDIPLVTGTYHGTTYEDSTPFQQAQIQELPLMGNPAESSSHSESIPPAEDCSEPSLSLPQPITPLLPHLPVERPSVGSGTQVSATSVDTIPGSSNCPEIVHSVGSSTSMSVSGGMGTVPESSNRPLQQTTVTAQMCQPWYHDPLQYEMERIQKEKEQTIKIHAELKLRLDSERDKEIEEIRRKYAAKLQQAEAALVQKRKELEANGNKVFMNKMLADAFRSKFSEPRTTGALGQRQGIPTSFMQQLFQLSSQQHAQRPAPVSGPPAAPPLQVVHQSSALFSSNPVRQHISPVVPPAGNHQVASEVRAPAPHLQPFRPSTSMAAPNIQPVPHSIPSQQTLGNAASTSSMIPQLASRAPTLSSGPFSRNQQLESAVGLAGFSNSSLSALELLLDVGNHPGANQPSLQTLPDLGLSLGALDPAELTAHCSSRGTAVRTAPTADVVCISDDD